The Etheostoma spectabile isolate EspeVRDwgs_2016 chromosome 4, UIUC_Espe_1.0, whole genome shotgun sequence sequence TAGGCATTTATGCAGCATGTGTATTACCTGTGGTTGGGCAGGTGATGGTGCATCAGAGTTTTGAGTGGGTTGTTGGCCGTGTTCCTGTCGCTGGGGGACAGCAGGGATGGAtcctgccccccctccagccccATCTTGTGCTCCTGGGCCCTGGTGACTTAGAGATGCTCTCAGCCGCTACAAAGACACACCGATGACACTTCATGTAAGTGTTCAGACTTTAAGCTTACTAAAAATGTGCTGTATTGCATGTGAGGAAATTAGCATCACTATTTTGCAAATCAAGttattttacaaatgtaaaaaatcagATAATATGAATAAACACTGTTTAAATGCCAGCAGACTACGAAATTAAGAAAATATGAATAACCATCTCACCATCTTGGTCTCAGAGTGCAGACTATACCCAGACGGGGAGGATGAGCCACTGCTGGCCCCGCCAACTGGAGGTCCTGGAATGCCAGGGATGTTAGGCACAGAGTTCACTGGCCTTGCAAGCTTCACATTACAACAAATAgcaagagcgagagagagaaacagacagaatatggtaaatataaagaaaaatcattaaaaaaaagaagtattaTTTGTTATAGATTTGGTCCAAGTTTTGAAAATGACTTACAGATATAACTGAGGTCATCTGCACAGGACTGGGCAGGAGAGGGATTGTCTGCCCATTGGGGAGGTGCCTCACCAGTGGATACGCGCTTGTTGGGGAGCTATTGACAAAATCAGATACTTGTTAATGGCTGCTCCTTCATTCTGCACCTATTGACAAAACGCAGATTGAGAGTcacaaatgattttattttgccAAGGTGTGTGGCACATATATCACCAGCTACCCAGGAGCCCAGTGATGGGCATGACCTTATTTGTACAGtagggctcgaaagtttggacaccccgggtaaaaaattgtattaatgtgcataaagaaaagaaggaaaaatctccaaaaggcatcaaatgacaatgacagattaaacattcgtataatatgtcacaaaaagttacattttatttccagcatttactcttttaaaataacagaaaaacaaaaaagtggtgtctgcaaaagtttgggcaccttgcagagttaataccttgttctgcctctttggcaagtatcacagcttggaaacgcgttgtagccagccaagagtctttcaattcttgtttgaggtttcttcgcccattcttccttacaaaagtcttccagttctttgagatttctcggctgtctgtcacgcacaaGATTTTCAactatgttgaggtcaggagattgtgggccatggcaaaaccttcagtttatgcctcttgatgtaatccaccgtggattttgaggtgtgtttaggatcattatccatttgtagaagccatcctctctttaacttccgctttttcacagatggcatcaagttagcgtccaaaatttgctgaaattttattgaatccctttttccttctactcgtgaaatgttccctgtgccactggctgcaatacaaccccgaagcatgattgatccccctcatgcttaacagttggacagaggttcttttcaataaattctgtgccctttcttctccaaacgtacctttgctcataccggccaaaaagttctattttaacctcatcggtccacagaacttgtttccacaatgcatcaggcttgtctatttgttcatttgcaaacttcaattgttgatttttgtggtgaggacgtagaagaggttttcttctgactCTTTCATAAAGACCATGTTtatacaagtatctctttatagtggaatggtgtagcacaactccagtgtttACCAgttctttctggatggatcgtgcggTCAAAAATGGGTTTAGACTTaattttctcacaatcctgcgagctgttctgtctaatatttttcttggtcttccagatcttgctttaacttccagtGCTCCTGAGGACtcccatttcttaattacattccaaacgaggctattggcatctgaaaacgcttttcTATCTTATTATaaccttctcctgctttgtgagagtcaaccattttcagtttcagttttctagacaactacttagaagaagccatggtgttgattgttgaggggggggggtcagataaGTCTGGACATATAAAACCTTAAgactgacatcacctggtctttccagacgatgactgagaacaatccatgacactgtcaggtctcagctttccaaagggagcggtgcatgctataaactctgcagggtgcccaaacctttgcagacgccatttttttgttttctgttatttcgaAAGTGTAGATGATGGAaacaaaatctaactttttgtgacattttatactATATAATAATCTGTCAtctgatgccttttggagatttttccatcttttcttggcttctttatgcacattaataaaaaatgttttacctggggtgcctaaactttcaagccccaccgTAGCTTTCAGTATACCAGATCTAAAACTTTTTGACAATAAGAAAGCCAATTATCTCATAGCCAATGAATCTTTCCACTTATTAAGAGCTTCATTTTCCCCACATTACACTTTTTCTAGGAACTAGTTGACTTTTAAGATCCTTAACAAAAAGCACCCCAGGCCTAAAGAAAGAACACACTGTACTTTACCCAAGCTGTCTGTTGGAGGGCGGGGCTTGCGTGATGACAGATGTTGGAGATGGCAGAGTTGGGTGTAGTGCGTCATTGCTCAGGTGAAGGGGAAGAGAACCTGGACGCACGATAGTTGGAGTGGGGGCTGAGCTTGGCGCAGGCTTTGTCACAATCTCCTGTTGACAAATCAAACAGAACCATATATTTTCCATAAATAATGCATTCTGTCCGCTTAAAAAGGGAACCAATAATTGATGTTTAAGTGGCAAATCTTAATCAAGTCTTgcaagccacacacacaaattgtggCAATGCGTTGTACCTTGCCTCTCACCCTTGAGTCTCTGCTGTTGTCTGACATGCTGGAGGAGGAATCTGGACTTCCGGGAGAGGAAGAATCCACTTGTAAAGTACCCTCATCCTCATTTTTTACTTCTGACGGTGTTTGTAAAGGTGCCGCCTGAGCAGAGAGCATAAGATGAATATACCCTTTCAGATTatctaaaataataaattggtaatatttttttttttatccgatGAACTGAGGAAACCAACAGTTTGCCATTCATTTAACGTGTGCATTCATTCTTTTTCTCACTGGatgtgttgtcctctggtcgACTTCGTGTGCTTTGGAAAACTCCTGTTCAAATGAGCTGGCAAGCTCATTAAATAGCCCAACCTCCTCGCAGTTCTTCAGAAAACGTGTGGGTGTAGGAGTCTGgtctgcaaaaaaataaataaaaaaagagcataTAACATTAGCCAAGAGGTCAACAAAACTGAATTGTCTCCTTCCCAACAACCATCACTGCAGTGTATATCAATACAGGCCTTTAGAGCACTACATTGATTACTCTTTAGTTCTGCTTCATTTAACACAAACTAATATGAATGGTAATGTTTACCTGCAATGATAACAGAGTCTGTCCTGGCGGGACCAAATTTTAAAGTCATTTCATGCTTGTGTTTGTGGACCGACAGATGGTCTTCATTCGTAAATCtctgcaaaacaacaacaaagcaaatgTAAGGCAGCGCCAACTCCCTCTCTATTTGCTAAGCCTTTTTGTTAGAAAATGTAGACATTCACTCACACAGTCtactttgttttctttatttgatttataGTTCCAATATCAACTGACAAAGACAAGGAATTGTACTTAGCATTGGATACATGTGTTATCAAATGGCAACTAAGATAATTACTGAATGATGTACAAAtgacttgttttattttagatgtacagtgttaatgttaacatgatgaaaatgaaatgagccCTTATTGATATGAGCAAGTTAAAAACCCAATGTATATGTGTTGTTAACCTTGTCAACTCTCCATTCTAGAGTACTGACCTGATAGGCCAGTTTGAACTGGAGAGGCGGGCTCTCATGCTATATATGTGAGTGGAATGAGAGAGAATGGACTGGTTATTGAAGAGCAGCACCAGAACTGTTTTGAGCAGAGTAAAGAGGTGttccctttgtgttttttggaagACTAATAAAAGTCTGCCTATTTCTCCAGCACACCTTCTTGTCAGTGTGATGTTTTGTCTTCCTCATGTTTTCTTTGAGCTACCCTCCACCTCACCTTACAACAGCagatacaaaaataaagtattaatGTAAAGAATATAAGTGTAGCGTCTGTGTTTCTGACAAATAATTCACCAAAAGAACTGATGATGTGAAATTAACATCACCTTAACAACACCGCATTTCTGTGAAGATGGTCCACAGTGAGGTAGGGCTTGATAATAATTAGCTAAATTGCAGTGACCCCATGTAATATGAAAGAGGCAATGATTTGTTTCAGATATCTGGGCTGCATGACCAAAGGTGTCAAATGTAGAGAGAGTGAAAGTGGGCGTTATAGAGGTATGCATATAAAATATCGCGTTCAGAAACCTACCTGCCCACATCCAGGGGCAGTGCATACAAAAGGTCGATCATCCCCCATCTCAGACAAATGTTCTGCAAAAGAGATATAGATGATAACAGAGCAACTTGTTATCGGTTGTGTTCATGTATGCATACGCGGGCATTCAATCGAATGTTTCTGGGTTTAGACCATTGACAACGATTACCCAGAAGCAACTGGCTGACTAGAAAATACTCTTATGTCACTGTctattatttctgtatttcagCTTGTGTTTTAACTTGCTAATGTATCAACCTGCAGCATCAGTCTATAACAAGACTACTACGCACCAGTTGAGAACTACAACCAGTTTAGCGCTGTTAATTGCATTTGCTCACCTGTCACCAAGAAGGTAGAAAAACGTCATAATGACAACTGGTTAGGATTGTTCCAAACAGGCCAAAAACGGTCGGCCCGTTAGGAACATCTGCTTTGCTCTCGGTCTGGGAAACTCGGGGACTAGCGCTCAACGGGAACGATGAGGCAGCAGAGCCAAAGCAGGCTACCATGCAACCTAGCTACCCCACACTGTCATCACGGCACTGGTGCTAGTTGGCTATCAACTGTCGAGGTCGTTCTATGCACCTAGCTAGCTTGGTGACTTAAGTTACGGATAGTGGACAGGCTAAGTACCAATTATTTGGCTAGATCTGAGTTTATGAGAAATGGGCCTTAAGCTAGCATAACCTTATTGCTAACCACGCCAACATATTTTGTTTTCGAAACCTGACAGCCGTGTCATTATAACAAACGTGGAAGCTAACACCATAGTAACTGATAACAGATAACGGATGACCGGATACGCCCCGCAAAGCGGACATTACAATATCGCTAGCTGCCAGTCACAACACAGCTATCTCAGCTAATGCTAACTGCTAATCGAAGCTTCGTTTCTTGTGTGTTCCGCcaatagctaacgttagcaagctAATGCTTAAGAAAGCTGTGCTCACAAATCAACCTACCatcttatgaaaaaaaatcacgttTCATGAACATTGAATGTATATACTTCgcaaaatatcacattttgcgGTAGATGTTCCGAAATGTGACTAAACTTACCCGACGTTGAGACAGCCTCTTGACTCCCCCCACCCTGCTCCTGgctgtgctgctgtgctgctaCTGCTATTGCACTGCCTGACCGTTGTTGTTGACACTCTGACACTTCCATTAGCAAAACACCGCGAGAGCTGAAACAGACCAAAATATTACGCAACAGGATCGACGTTGGGGGAAAACGTGAACATGATGCCGAATCTACTTGTATTTTAACTTAATCTTTCCAAATCCTTCGATTTTTGCATTTACATACCACCTTTGTTTCACAATTTATACAAATGCTATTCCGTTGTGTCGGTGTCACACATCACTGAAATCTCATGGACACACTCACAAATATGCCTACAACTGTTACAtaatgttgagattatttcacatatgtatatatatattaaaaaaaatacaaataagtgTAAAGCcgctgtttaaaaataaatctttattttagGCTCAGCAATAACAATTACTTAATAAACCAGTGTGTACTTGGCTGAAAATTGCAGTCCCATGTTTGATTTTGAGTTATAAGCAGGAATCTGATAGAAGACTTGACATTGCATCAACAAGCTAACAAAATAAACTAACAGACACATAATGGCTAAACAAGCATGCACGCACATATCAAGAGTGCCCAGCCCCCAAGCTACAATTGTAACATACTGAGATTTACATTGAGCAAGATCTAGTGTCTCCAAGTGTCATAAACTGATCATGTTGGATTTTGACAATCAACTAACCAGCCATGTTCAGAGTGAGAAATTGATGTAATCACAATTCTTGTACTCTATATACTGAAATCGATCACTGTTAAGGCACTGGAGGTTTGTTTGAGATAGTAGTTCCATGTAGTCTTAAGCAAAAGCAAGCTTTCTGTCACACACGTTTATACAGAcatttacataaacacacacacacacacacacacactagacaaCTGTACAGGCCACATAACACAAAATACTGTACACTGCAGTCAAGTGCCTATAGAAGACTCCAAACATGTATCTATTTTTATCCCCCTGATCCTGAAAACCTGGAATTCTTTATCTTCACTCATCTTTTGTTCATTTGCAACACCCCTGACTATTTagatgaagtgaaaacaaaaaaaaggaaaacacatttaAGTTTAAGTTGAGAATTTCTGTGCAACAATTTCCATTTCTTATTTCTGGATAGTGCATTTCAAGTCACACCACTACAGGAACAGGCATGTTCTGCTGATTGTTGAGCATGAGTGGCTGATCGGTATCAATTCAGTTGTCTATGACCAAAAATATTTTCTCAGATCAGTTTACACACAAATTTTCTAACATTACACAAACATTGAATACtatgagaagaaaaacaatttgTTGTTAGAAAATGAACTAGTCTACAGCAGGAAAATACACACGCTCAAGGAAAGCTACTACATATAGACATTTATAAAATCAAGCTCAAAAGTTTTATGCCAAATGGACTACATTCGTCTGAAGCCTTGTGTATCAAACCAGATAATGCAAGCAATCAATGTGTTTAGACACTGGCCATGTCAACCATCAAATAGCCACGTTCCTCAGGAAGAGGCCACACATTTCTATTGTGAAAGAAAACCCTTAACCTGAGGTGTATTAGATCATCCAATACATTTTAGCAATTCAGAAGCAGATGCTAGTCAATAATTAAAAACAGCTTAATCTTCAACATCTACCATtctactttaaaaacaaaaaaaacattcctgaAACTGAAATGACAAAACTATAGATATTAAAAGCAAAGGCTGAAACTAAAGTTAGCCATCAAACCCTGTAGTCTTTCTTTGTGAGACAAACACCAACATTATTGACGTTTGATCAACCTTGGCAGACAGTCTTTCTGCTCGCGCTTACATCTTATAACCTCAGCGACAGTAGGTTATTTGGCGACAACTACTATTCTCATAAGTATTCAtgctctacttttttttttttttttataaacaagaTATACAGATTTGCACGGGAGTTAAATCAATGATTAAATCcgacaaaaaaaagatttaaaaaatgcaggGCTCGTTTTAAATGTTATTAGCCTTGATCTAATATCTGCATCACAAAGACAACTACTGTAAAAACAGTGAAGGATTATAATCATTACGCAACTCACGTAGATCATTTCTACATAATGTAATTTCTTCAAACATTGCTATTCATCATCAAAAGGTCAGACATTCTTTAGttaatcaccccccccccccagtttctATTATTCTGCCATGGATTAAACATCTTCCATTTCATAAATTATCATATATCCTTGATTACACTGCaaaacaaattgaataaaaagcTCACGATAAGTCACATGCCAGCAATTACCACTCAGAGAaatcaaaacacacacgcacgcacacacgcacgcacacaaatatTAAAACTCTTTGAAAAAGTTTGTCAAATGAAATATAGTCATCCATCtatttacatatatttacatgtactgtatatagttttcATTTCTGTTGAAGTTCATGTTTTATaagttcttttttaatttgggtTCCCCCGGGGGAATATTCTGTTCTTTGCCGCTGCGTCTGGCTCCCCGGTGTGGGGAAAACGGTTTGCCAGGATTCAGTCCTCTCTGATGCTCCCGAATCTTCAGCCCTCCGGATCTGACTTGGCCATTTGCCCCTCTAAAGGAGCGTAATGGTTGACGAGGCAGGCGGCTGTCTCCGGGTTTCTCTGGTTTGTCTGTATAACGCCTGGAGTTGGGCCGTGACTCCTTAACCCTGTTGACCTTGAGCTCTTGCAGGGGTTGACCGGCTGAGGAGGCGGAGGGGGATGGAGAGGGCGTCTGTGCTGCTGGCGGCTCCTTGGCCAGCCGCTGGCACACCTCTGCATAACTGAGCTTTCTTGCCCCCTTGTTAGACAATAATGGGTgaagatttaaaataaatgataaaagagacaaaaataaataacatgagTAACAAAAACACTAACCACTTGAAGATATGATCCAAAATACTCCATCATTGACCATTACGTGGTAGTTTTAAGTTGCtgaagatgtttttgttttttattttattttattttttaaattacacctTAGACACTTGCCTCTACTCTTAAGACATAATTCAATCCAATCAAACAGCTGTGCCTTCCATCTACTGCTGCCATCCTCCGCAAAAGGAGCCAGCCAATTTCATACACAAGTTTTATATTAATAATGAGTCAACAGGGAGCTTTGAGCGGATGTTGCTGTGAGCTAATGTGAAACTCCTGATTAGAAGGCAGGCCTTACCAGCTCGGATGTTGGAGATGTTGGAGTTGGAGGAGATGGGGAGGGTGCTTCTATGGGAACAGACTGGTTGCAGGTGGAGGGAGCAGGTTCAGAGGCTGTTGGGGAGGCAGCCTGCGAGGACAAGGAGATTTCTTTCTTTGGAATAGGAGGTTCAGCGTTAACCTCTTCTTTTATTGGAGGAGACACactaaaattgacaaaaaaagtaaaagataaTTAATTTTCATTGTATTTGCCCTTTTATTCACAGACATAAGCTTGAAGTAAACTTTACCTTAAGACTGGTGGTGCTACTGTGTGGGGTGCCACTGTGAGCGGTGTCACAGGAGCAAGTTTAGCAACAAGGGTTACAGAATCTGGTTTCCTTACAGCATCTTCagagatgtttgtgttttgggtcTCGTTAACCTCTTGGCTCACATGCTGAAATAATGGATAATTTTCAATGATTTGCATTTATACAACTGTAACTTAAATACTGGTTATGCAAGTCTCCCGATTAAAAAGGTATGAAAGAGGACAAGGTTTTTACCTTGCTGGTCACCTTAAGGCCACGCACAACATCTGAAAGGCGTACTTCTGGCATACTTTCTCCCCGCATACTGACAACAGATCCCGGCAAAGGAGGAAAATTGGAAGCTGCCAGGTCAAACTTTGGTGGAGGTGGTACCTTGGTCTCCATCAAAGGGACAGGCCTCTGTAGTTTTGATTAAAGGTTTTAGGCAGATATAAGATAAGTGACAATATAATGAACTTGCCAcaaaaatactactactacaactttTAGATAAGGCGATACCATCAGGACCTCCTTGATCTACACAGgaaaaatcacactatttaaaaataatgtaataaacagGTACAAAGAGGAAATATGCCAACCATGGTGTGTTCatcttctcttttcctcctcaTGCCTCTGTGGCTACTTCTCCTACAATGAAGACAGATCATTCTACATTAAAAAGTTTTACACATGAaagttacatttacatgtaaaaacacATTGCATGAAATGGGTTGCATTTCCCTGGAACGGATTGCCCGTTACGTTTTGGTTATATATTTTTATCTCCCTAGTGTTAATAAGCAGGATAATATTCACTTGCCTGGCCCGTGCAGCCCCACTCAGATATCCACTGGATAAGACAGCCTGTGGAGAAGTGTCTTTAAGGCTGAAGGAGGGTAGAGAGGCTGTCGCTGAAGTGGTGCCAGTCGGCGTCCCTGATGTCTGAAGGGGCTGTGGACTCAGGGGACCAGACAAGCTATCCATCAGGGTCTCTGGAGCCAAAGAAGAGGGCATGCCTCCGGGCCTAGGTTGACCCTTAACTTGGTTTCTGGGCACACACAAAAGGTACACATTTCTTAAAGATTgtcttttttggggcattttaggcttttattttagaggacagctgaagtgGAGGAGGgtgagtgacatgcagcaaagggctacgTGGTGAAGTGTATTATTCTATAtagtgtattattcaacatttgtttttgttgaggaatttttttttgcaatacttctagaatcgcaataaatggaggaaaaaaaaaaaaaaaaaaaaaaaaaaaaaaaaaaaaaaaaaaaaaaaaaaaaaaaaaaaaaaaaaaaatcgcattACAAATCAACTATGAATGAGAGAGTTATATCATTGTGAATTGCACCTACCGGTTCCCACTCATGGTTCGGGTGTTGATGGAGCTTGAGTTTGCTTTGTAGTTGCCAGGACTGCTGTAACCATTTATGAATCCGCTGTGCGGGAAAGGTGCCTGGATCACACAATGGCAGCAGGAAATCAAATAAAGGCTATAAGCTCCATAAAAATGTCTAATGCTCTGGACAATGCAATATATCTGtgtatgcactgaggctgggaaTATCACATTGATTGTAATAATACAATGCTATGAGCACCTTGAAACAATGTATGTATTCTggacaaaaataacatttcaatCAGTTTAATCCTACATTCAGGTTCTCACCAGTGGTGTTTCAAAGTAAGGTGTGACGGAAGGGTTCCAGGAGGGAGACACCACAGGGTATACAGGGTACTGCTGCTGAGGGCTGTAAGCCTGCTGCATGTAGACTGGGGAGCCATACTGAGCCTGTGGTTGGGCATGCTGACTGTACACACTTGAGTCCACACTGCGGAAGCCGTTCTTACCAAAGAATGTGTTAA is a genomic window containing:
- the atf7b gene encoding cyclic AMP-dependent transcription factor ATF-7b isoform X2 — translated: MEVSECQQQRSGSAIAVAAQQHSQEQGGGSQEAVSTSEHLSEMGDDRPFVCTAPGCGQHESPPLQFKLAYQRFTNEDHLSVHKHKHEMTLKFGPARTDSVIIADQTPTPTRFLKNCEEVGLFNELASSFEQEFSKAHEVDQRTTHPAAPLQTPSEVKNEDEGTLQVDSSSPGSPDSSSSMSDNSRDSREIVTKPAPSSAPTPTIVRPGSLPLHLSNDALHPTLPSPTSVITQAPPSNRQLGSPTSAYPLVRHLPNGQTIPLLPSPVQMTSVISLARPVNSVPNIPGIPGPPVGGASSGSSSPSGYSLHSETKMRLRASLSHQGPGAQDGAGGGAGSIPAVPQRQEHGQQPTQNSDAPSPAQPQVSPAQPTGGRRRRASEMDPDERRERFLERNRAAASRCRQKRKLWVNSLEKKADDLANMNVSLTNEVSLLRNEVAQLKQLLLAHKDCPVTVMQKKAAFLAAGGEETSRDTSSEPIGSPAAVIQHGPSPPASASSPGATINGLSVRAAEAVAMSVLAAMGSGQPGGVVMAMQSQSDSAPR
- the atf7b gene encoding cyclic AMP-dependent transcription factor ATF-7b isoform X3, producing the protein MEVSECQQQRSGSAIAVAAQQHSQEQGGGSQEAVSTSEHLSEMGDDRPFVCTAPGCGQRFTNEDHLSVHKHKHEMTLKFGPARTDSVIIADQTPTPTRFLKNCEEVGLFNELASSFEQEFSKAHEVDQRTTHPAAPLQTPSEVKNEDEGTLQVDSSSPGSPDSSSSMSDNSRDSRVRGKEIVTKPAPSSAPTPTIVRPGSLPLHLSNDALHPTLPSPTSVITQAPPSNRQLGSPTSAYPLVRHLPNGQTIPLLPSPVQMTSVISLARPVNSVPNIPGIPGPPVGGASSGSSSPSGYSLHSETKMRLRASLSHQGPGAQDGAGGGAGSIPAVPQRQEHGQQPTQNSDAPSPAQPQVSPAQPTGGRRRRASEMDPDERRERFLERNRAAASRCRQKRKLWVNSLEKKADDLANMNVSLTNEVSLLRNEVAQLKQLLLAHKDCPVTVMQKKAAFLAAGGEETSRDTSSEPIGSPAAVIQHGPSPPASASSPGATINGLSVRAAEAVAMSVLAAMGSGQPGGVVMAMQSQSDSAPR
- the atf7b gene encoding cyclic AMP-dependent transcription factor ATF-7b isoform X1, producing the protein MEVSECQQQRSGSAIAVAAQQHSQEQGGGSQEAVSTSEHLSEMGDDRPFVCTAPGCGQHESPPLQFKLAYQRFTNEDHLSVHKHKHEMTLKFGPARTDSVIIADQTPTPTRFLKNCEEVGLFNELASSFEQEFSKAHEVDQRTTHPAAPLQTPSEVKNEDEGTLQVDSSSPGSPDSSSSMSDNSRDSRVRGKEIVTKPAPSSAPTPTIVRPGSLPLHLSNDALHPTLPSPTSVITQAPPSNRQLGSPTSAYPLVRHLPNGQTIPLLPSPVQMTSVISLARPVNSVPNIPGIPGPPVGGASSGSSSPSGYSLHSETKMRLRASLSHQGPGAQDGAGGGAGSIPAVPQRQEHGQQPTQNSDAPSPAQPQVSPAQPTGGRRRRASEMDPDERRERFLERNRAAASRCRQKRKLWVNSLEKKADDLANMNVSLTNEVSLLRNEVAQLKQLLLAHKDCPVTVMQKKAAFLAAGGEETSRDTSSEPIGSPAAVIQHGPSPPASASSPGATINGLSVRAAEAVAMSVLAAMGSGQPGGVVMAMQSQSDSAPR
- the atf7b gene encoding cyclic AMP-dependent transcription factor ATF-7b isoform X4, with amino-acid sequence MEVSECQQQRSGSAIAVAAQQHSQEQGGGSQEAVSTSEHLSEMGDDRPFVCTAPGCGQHESPPLQFKLAYQRFTNEDHLSVHKHKHEMTLKFGPARTDSVIIADQTPTPTRFLKNCEEVGLFNELASSFEQEFSKAHEVDQRTTHPAAPLQTPSEVKNEDEGTLQVDSSSPGSPDSSSSMSDNSRDSRVRGKEIVTKPAPSSAPTPTIVRPGSLPLHLSNDALHPTLPSPTSVITQAPPSNRQLGSPTSAYPLVRHLPNGQTIPLLPSPVQMTSVISLARPVNSVPNIPGIPGPPVGGASSGSSSPSGYSLHSETKMRLRASLSHQGPGAQDGAGGGAGSIPAVPQRQEHGQQPTQNSDAPSPAQPQVSPAQPTGGRRRRASEMDPDERRERFLERNRAAASRCRQKRKLWVNSLEKKADDLANMNVSLTNEVSLLRNEVAQLKQLLLAHKDCPVTVMQKKAAFLG
- the larp4ab gene encoding la-related protein 4, with the protein product MVTTKGAGLNPNAKVWQEIPAHQNDIPEETENSPWLPTYPPPAEMANGYSDVPSSGGKGHNAEYPDSTADYAPVPAKGIVNGIDQPDLGYLLFDPQCDSAIEGNASKEQPISEESLRESLKRQLEFCFSRENLSKDLYLISQMDSDQFVPIWTIACMEDIKALTTDIDLILDVLRASPMVQVDETGEKVRPNHSRCIIILREVPETTPVEEVEALFESENCPTVLSTEFAHNSNWYITFQSDMDAQQAYRYLREEVKMFQGKPIMARIKAINTFFGKNGFRSVDSSVYSQHAQPQAQYGSPVYMQQAYSPQQQYPVYPVVSPSWNPSVTPYFETPLAPFPHSGFINGYSSPGNYKANSSSINTRTMSGNRNQVKGQPRPGGMPSSLAPETLMDSLSGPLSPQPLQTSGTPTGTTSATASLPSFSLKDTSPQAVLSSGYLSGAARARRSSHRGMRRKREDEHTMRPVPLMETKVPPPPKFDLAASNFPPLPGSVVSMRGESMPEVRLSDVVRGLKVTSKHVSQEVNETQNTNISEDAVRKPDSVTLVAKLAPVTPLTVAPHTVAPPVLSVSPPIKEEVNAEPPIPKKEISLSSQAASPTASEPAPSTCNQSVPIEAPSPSPPTPTSPTSELGARKLSYAEVCQRLAKEPPAAQTPSPSPSASSAGQPLQELKVNRVKESRPNSRRYTDKPEKPGDSRLPRQPLRSFRGANGQVRSGGLKIREHQRGLNPGKPFSPHRGARRSGKEQNIPPGEPKLKKNL